One stretch of Streptomyces sp. MMBL 11-1 DNA includes these proteins:
- a CDS encoding ComEA family DNA-binding protein: protein MAPRTPVVLGLVLLAAVGVAAFHFWSVRPQAVRAPEPVADEAAAPAWPPDPLRSGGPGPVPRPAAGEAPDTVGEGSGRGQIVVDVSGKVRRPGVRRLPAGSRVADALDAAGGVRAGTDVTGLNRARVLMDGEQVVVGLPPGTPVSGAGGSGPPGADASGAGPGGPSAPLSLNTATAEQLETLPGVGPVLARHMIDYRAENNGFRSVGELRQVRGIGDRRFAELQPLVRP, encoded by the coding sequence ATGGCACCGCGCACCCCGGTGGTGCTCGGCCTGGTACTGCTCGCCGCCGTGGGTGTCGCCGCTTTCCACTTCTGGTCCGTACGCCCCCAGGCCGTGCGTGCGCCGGAACCGGTTGCGGACGAAGCGGCGGCGCCCGCGTGGCCACCGGATCCGTTACGGTCCGGGGGCCCCGGACCGGTCCCGCGCCCGGCGGCGGGGGAGGCGCCGGACACGGTCGGGGAGGGGAGCGGGAGGGGGCAGATCGTCGTCGATGTGAGCGGCAAGGTGCGTCGGCCGGGGGTCCGTCGGCTTCCGGCGGGATCTCGGGTGGCGGACGCGCTCGATGCGGCGGGCGGTGTGCGCGCGGGCACGGATGTGACGGGGCTCAATCGGGCGCGGGTCCTGATGGACGGTGAACAGGTCGTCGTGGGTCTACCGCCCGGCACGCCGGTCTCCGGGGCGGGCGGTAGCGGGCCCCCCGGGGCCGACGCGTCGGGTGCCGGACCGGGCGGGCCCTCGGCGCCGCTGAGCCTGAACACGGCGACCGCGGAGCAGCTTGAGACGCTGCCCGGGGTCGGGCCCGTGCTGGCCCGGCACATGATCGACTACCGCGCGGAGAACAACGGATTCCGGTCCGTCGGCGAGCTCCGCCAGGTCCGCGGGATCGGCGACCGCCGTTTCGCCGAACTCCAGC